The Chloroflexota bacterium genome window below encodes:
- a CDS encoding (2Fe-2S)-binding protein: MAKKIVVQTTINDMPTEFLCEPRESLLEVLREGLGLTGTKEGCNDGNCGACTVILDGRITNACLVLAAEAEGRKITTIEGVASAEKLHPLQKTFLEEAALQCGICTPGFIVAAKGLLDKEPKADEHRVRHWLAGNLCRCTGYDKIVRAVLKAEKEL; encoded by the coding sequence ATGGCCAAGAAAATCGTCGTCCAGACGACCATCAACGACATGCCGACTGAGTTCCTCTGCGAGCCTCGCGAGAGCCTCCTTGAGGTCCTGCGCGAAGGACTCGGCCTGACCGGCACCAAGGAGGGCTGCAACGACGGCAATTGCGGCGCCTGCACCGTCATCCTGGATGGCCGCATCACCAATGCCTGCCTGGTCCTTGCCGCCGAGGCCGAGGGCCGCAAGATCACCACCATCGAAGGTGTGGCCTCTGCGGAGAAGCTCCACCCCCTCCAAAAGACCTTTCTGGAGGAGGCGGCCCTGCAGTGCGGCATCTGTACTCCAGGCTTCATCGTCGCCGCCAAGGGACTCCTTGATAAGGAGCCCAAGGCCGATGAGCATCGCGTCCGCCACTGGCTGGCCGGCAACCTCTGCCGCTGCACCGGCTATGACAAGATCGTCCGCGCAGTCCTCAAAGCCGAGAAAGAGCTGTAA